Proteins encoded in a region of the Vicia villosa cultivar HV-30 ecotype Madison, WI linkage group LG5, Vvil1.0, whole genome shotgun sequence genome:
- the LOC131601257 gene encoding protein trichome birefringence-like 35 — MQKMKWNKKKVHVFPFLVILFLVFIAFSTLHNGSTIGQIHENPNHIQQEEASLATYVKPNLSNHLNKSQEVLDRFSRCNSTTEYTGRKIARHGDSKSSIRRRVSDKSCDVFSGQWVYDNASYPLYKESDCPYMSDQLACNKHGRTDLGYQHWRWQPHDCNLKRWNVKEMWEKLRGKRLMFVGDSLNRGQWISMVCLLQSEIPADKRSMSPNAHLTIFRAEEYNATIEFLWAPLLVESNSDDPVNHRLDERIIRPDSVMRHASLWEHADILVFNTYLWWRQGPVKLLWTDEENGACEKLDGQEAMELAMGSWAEWVSSKVDPLKKRVFFVTMSPTHLWSREWKPGNEGNCYGEKEPIDFEGYWGSGSDLPTMSSVEKILSSLNSKVSVLNVTQLSEYRKDGHPSIFRKFWEPLRPEQLSNPSSYSDCIHWCLPGVPDTWNELLFHFL; from the exons ATGCAGAAGATGAAATGGAACAAAAAGAAAGTTCATGTTTTTCCTTTTCTTGTGATTTTGTTTCTAGTCTTCATAGCTTTCTCAACTCTCCATAATGGGAGCACCATTGGACAAATCCATGAAAACCCAAATCACATTCAACAAGAAGAAGCTTCTTTAGCTACCTATGTTAAACCTAATCTCTCTAATCACCTCAACAAATCTCAAG aGGTTCTGGATAGATTCAGTAGATGCAACTCTACTACAGAGTATACTGGTAGAAAAATTGCTAGGCATGGTGATTCGAAGAGTTCCATTCGCCGGAGAGTGAGTGATAAAAGTTGTGATGTTTTCTCTGGGCAATGGGTGTATGATAATGCTTCGTATCCATTGTACAAGGAGTCGGATTGTCCTTATATGTCTGATCAATTGGCTTGCAACAAGCATGGAAGAACTGATCTAGGGTATCAACATTGGAGATGGCAACCACATGATTGCAATTTGAAGAG GTGGAATGTGAAAGAAATGTGGGAAAAATTGAGAGGTAAGAGGCTAATGTTTGTTGGAGATTCTCTTAATAGAGGGCAATGGATATCTATGGTATGCTTGTTACAGTCAGAAATTCCTGCCGATAAGAGATCAATGTCACCAAATGCTCATCTCACAATTTTCAGAGCCGAG GAGTACAATGCAACTATAGAATTCCTCTGGGCTCCTCTTCTCGTTGAATCTAACTCCGACGATCCAGTAAATCACCGACTAGATGAACGGATAATTCGTCCAGATTCAGTTATGAGGCATGCGTCACTGTGGGAGCATGCTGATATACTTGTTTTCAACACATACTTGTGGTGGAGACAAGGACCAGTTAAGCTATT ATGGACCGATGAAGAAAATGGAGCTTGCGAAAAGTTAGACGGACAAGAAGCAATGGAGTTGGCCATGGGATCATGGGCCGAATGGGTGTCTTCTAAAGTTGATCCGCTCAAGAAACGTGTATTCTTCGTGACCATGTCTCCGACACACCTCTG GAGCCGAGAGTGGAAGCCGGGAAATGAAGGAAACTGTTACGGCGAGAAAGAGCCTATTGACTTCGAGGGCTATTGGGGAAGTGGATCTGATTTACCTACCATGAGCAGTGTAGAGAAAATCCTTAGCAGtttaaattcaaaagtttctgttCTCAATGTTACTCAACTTTCGGAGTATCGAAAAGACGGGCATCCTTCAATTTTTCGTAAATTTTGGGAGCCTCTTCGTCCGGAACAGTTGTCAAATCCTTCGTCTTACTCTGATTGCATACATTGGTGCTTGCCAGGGGTACCGGATACGTGGAACGAGTTACTGTTCCACTTTTTATGA